From the Pseudorca crassidens isolate mPseCra1 chromosome 18, mPseCra1.hap1, whole genome shotgun sequence genome, one window contains:
- the CCNA1 gene encoding cyclin-A1 isoform X1, giving the protein MHLSSSKSGVVLAPVSRGPDACQMITRAQLGQDPPQRTVLGVLTENGQYRRTCGQGITALRFFSGSENVFPPAGKKALSASGVQGPAKQGFDMYMDKPEQGDRDSCTGREGMAFEDAYEVDTRTLKSDLHFLLDFNTVSPMLVDSSLYSQSEDASDFGTDVINVTEYAEEIHQYLREAEIRHMPKVHYMRKQPDITEGMRTILVDWLVEVGEEYKLRAETLYLAVNFLDRFLSCMSVLRGKLQLVGTAALLLASKYEEIYPPGIDEFVFITDDTYTKQQLLRMEHLLLKVLAFDLTVPTTNQFLLQYLRRQGVCVRTENLAKYVAELSLLEADPFLKYLPSLIAAAAYCLANYTVNRYFWPETLATFTGYSLSEIVPCLSELHKVCLGIPHRPQQAIREKYKASKYMHVSLVEPPAVLPLR; this is encoded by the exons ATGCATCTCAGCAGCTCCAAGAGTGGAGTAGTGCTGGCTCCCGTGTCCCGAGGTCCTGATGCCTGTCAGATGATAACCAGAGCCCAGCTTGGCCAGGATCCGCCACAAAGAACAGTACTAGGGGTGCTAACTGAGAATGGGCAGTACAGGAGGACCTGTGGCCAG GGGATCACAGCACTCAGGTTTTTCTCTGGGTCAGAAAATGTCTTCCCTCCAGCTGGAAAGAAAGCGCTGTCTGCCAGCGGGGTTCAGGGGCCAGCCAAGCAAGGATTTGACATGTACATGGACAAGCCTGAGCAAGGCGACAGAGACAGCTGCACAGGGCGAGAGGGGATGGCATTTGAGGATGCCTATGAAGTAGACACCAGAACACTCAAGTCAGACCTTCACTTCCTGCTGGATTTTAACACAG TTTCCCCTATGCTGGTAGATTCATCTCTCTACTCCCAGTCTGAAGATGCATCAGATTTTGGTACAGATGTGATAAATGTGACTGAATATGCTGAAGAAATTCATCAGTACCTTAGAGAAGCTGAA ATAAGACACATGCCCAAAGTGCACTACATGAGGAAACAACCAGACATCACAGAAGGCATGCGAACAATTCTGGTGGACTGGCTGGTTGAGGTGGGAGAAGAATATAAGCTTCGGGCAGAGACTCTCTACCTGGCCGTCAACTTCCTGGACAGGTTTCTTTCCTGCATGTCTGTTCTGAGAGGGAAACTGCAGCTTGTAGGAACAGCAGCTCTTCTCCTGGCTTC gaaatatgaagaaatatatCCACCTGGAATAGATGAGTTTGTCTTTATAACTGATGATACCTACACAAAACAACAACTGCTGAGAATGGAACACCTGCTCCTGAAGGTCCTGGCTTTTGACCTGACAGTGCCAACCACCAACCAGTTTCTCCTTCAGTACTTAAGGAGGCAAGGGGTGTGTGTCAGGACTGAGAACCTGGCCAAG TATGTAGCAGAACTGAGTCTCCTTGAAGCTGACCCGTTCTTGAAATACCTTCCTTCACTGATCGCTGCAGCTGCTTACTGCCTGGCAAACTATACTGTGAACAGGTACTTCTGG CCAGAAACCCTTGCTACGTTTACAGGCTATTCATTAAGTGAAATTGTGCCTTGCCTGAGTGAGCTACATAAAGTGTGCCTGGGTATTCCCCACCGACCTCAGCAAGCAATTAGGGAGAAGTACAAGGCTTCAAA GTACATGCACGTGTCTCTCGTGGAACCACCCGCAGTCCTTCCTCTACGATAA
- the CCNA1 gene encoding cyclin-A1 isoform X2, whose amino-acid sequence MHLSSSKSGVVLAPVSRGPDACQMITRAQLGQDPPQRTVLGVLTENGQYRRTCGQGITALRFFSGSENVFPPAGKKALSASGVQGPAKQGFDMYMDKPEQGDRDSCTGREGMAFEDAYEVDTRTLKSDLHFLLDFNTVSPMLVDSSLYSQSEDASDFGTDVINVTEYAEEIHQYLREAEIRHMPKVHYMRKQPDITEGMRTILVDWLVEVGEEYKLRAETLYLAVNFLDRFLSCMSVLRGKLQLVGTAALLLASKYEEIYPPGIDEFVFITDDTYTKQQLLRMEHLLLKVLAFDLTVPTTNQFLLQYLRRQGVCVRTENLAKYVAELSLLEADPFLKYLPSLIAAAAYCLANYTVNRYFWVHARVSRGTTRSPSSTISFRTEALSELNLQINRIGLDFYRFLQVGSN is encoded by the exons ATGCATCTCAGCAGCTCCAAGAGTGGAGTAGTGCTGGCTCCCGTGTCCCGAGGTCCTGATGCCTGTCAGATGATAACCAGAGCCCAGCTTGGCCAGGATCCGCCACAAAGAACAGTACTAGGGGTGCTAACTGAGAATGGGCAGTACAGGAGGACCTGTGGCCAG GGGATCACAGCACTCAGGTTTTTCTCTGGGTCAGAAAATGTCTTCCCTCCAGCTGGAAAGAAAGCGCTGTCTGCCAGCGGGGTTCAGGGGCCAGCCAAGCAAGGATTTGACATGTACATGGACAAGCCTGAGCAAGGCGACAGAGACAGCTGCACAGGGCGAGAGGGGATGGCATTTGAGGATGCCTATGAAGTAGACACCAGAACACTCAAGTCAGACCTTCACTTCCTGCTGGATTTTAACACAG TTTCCCCTATGCTGGTAGATTCATCTCTCTACTCCCAGTCTGAAGATGCATCAGATTTTGGTACAGATGTGATAAATGTGACTGAATATGCTGAAGAAATTCATCAGTACCTTAGAGAAGCTGAA ATAAGACACATGCCCAAAGTGCACTACATGAGGAAACAACCAGACATCACAGAAGGCATGCGAACAATTCTGGTGGACTGGCTGGTTGAGGTGGGAGAAGAATATAAGCTTCGGGCAGAGACTCTCTACCTGGCCGTCAACTTCCTGGACAGGTTTCTTTCCTGCATGTCTGTTCTGAGAGGGAAACTGCAGCTTGTAGGAACAGCAGCTCTTCTCCTGGCTTC gaaatatgaagaaatatatCCACCTGGAATAGATGAGTTTGTCTTTATAACTGATGATACCTACACAAAACAACAACTGCTGAGAATGGAACACCTGCTCCTGAAGGTCCTGGCTTTTGACCTGACAGTGCCAACCACCAACCAGTTTCTCCTTCAGTACTTAAGGAGGCAAGGGGTGTGTGTCAGGACTGAGAACCTGGCCAAG TATGTAGCAGAACTGAGTCTCCTTGAAGCTGACCCGTTCTTGAAATACCTTCCTTCACTGATCGCTGCAGCTGCTTACTGCCTGGCAAACTATACTGTGAACAGGTACTTCTGG GTACATGCACGTGTCTCTCGTGGAACCACCCGCAGTCCTTCCTCTACGATAAGTTTCAGAACCGAAGCGCTTTCAGAACTTAATCTCCAGATCAACAGAATTGGTCTTGATTTTTATAGGTTTCTGCAGGTTGGGTCAAACTAG